One Mangrovimonas cancribranchiae DNA segment encodes these proteins:
- the rho gene encoding transcription termination factor Rho translates to MFEISQLKAKKLPELQEIAKQLNVSKYRSLKKLDLVYKILDYQAANPQEVSSVAKQDTKEQETSTPKKQPRKRVQKSTSTTKSTPSKNAPEPKPKSNNNDKNNTDKGRQNNKTQNKEQSSSKNTPKKESNKSKQDNSKKEQRKQNNGNKDTRNRYREPDYEFDAIIESEGVLDIMQDGYGFLRSSDYNYLSSPDDIYVSQSQIRLFGLKTGDTVLGNVRPPKEGEKYFPLIKVNKINGLDPQVVRDRVSFEHLTPLFPKEKFNIAERQSTISTRIMDLFSPIGKGQRGMIVSQPKTGKTMLLKDIANAIAANHPEVYQIILLIDERPEEVTDMQRNVRGEVVSSTFDKEAHEHVRIANIVLEKAKRLVECGHDVVILLDSITRLARAYNTVQPASGKILSGGVDANALHKPKRFFGAARNIENGGSLSIIATALTETGSKMDEVIFEEFKGTGNMELQLDRRIANRRIFPAIDLISSSTRRDDLLLDETTIQRMWVLRKYLADMNPVEAMEFINDKVKQTRNNEEFLISMNG, encoded by the coding sequence ATGTTTGAAATATCACAATTAAAAGCTAAAAAGCTTCCTGAGTTACAGGAAATTGCTAAACAATTAAACGTTTCTAAGTACCGTTCTTTAAAAAAACTAGACTTAGTTTATAAAATTTTAGACTACCAAGCAGCAAACCCACAAGAGGTTTCTAGTGTAGCTAAACAAGATACTAAAGAACAAGAAACGTCTACCCCAAAAAAGCAACCTAGAAAACGTGTGCAAAAAAGTACAAGTACTACAAAAAGCACACCTTCTAAAAATGCTCCAGAGCCTAAACCAAAATCGAATAACAACGATAAGAATAATACAGATAAGGGGCGTCAAAATAACAAAACACAAAACAAAGAACAGTCTTCTAGCAAGAATACTCCCAAAAAAGAGTCTAACAAAAGCAAGCAGGACAATTCTAAAAAAGAACAAAGAAAACAAAATAACGGTAATAAAGATACTAGAAACAGATACAGAGAGCCCGATTACGAATTTGACGCTATTATAGAAAGTGAAGGTGTTTTAGATATTATGCAAGATGGCTACGGCTTTTTAAGATCGTCTGACTATAACTACCTGTCTTCGCCTGATGATATTTATGTATCGCAATCACAAATTCGCTTATTTGGACTTAAAACAGGTGATACCGTTCTTGGAAATGTTCGCCCACCAAAAGAAGGTGAAAAATACTTTCCACTAATAAAAGTTAATAAAATTAATGGTTTAGATCCTCAAGTTGTAAGAGATCGTGTTTCTTTCGAGCATTTAACTCCACTTTTCCCTAAAGAAAAGTTTAATATTGCCGAAAGACAAAGTACCATATCTACTAGAATTATGGATTTGTTCTCACCTATTGGGAAAGGACAACGTGGTATGATTGTATCGCAACCAAAAACAGGTAAAACCATGCTACTTAAGGATATTGCCAATGCTATTGCAGCAAATCATCCTGAGGTTTATCAAATTATCCTTTTAATTGATGAGCGTCCAGAAGAAGTTACCGATATGCAACGTAATGTTCGTGGTGAAGTGGTATCATCAACTTTCGATAAAGAAGCTCACGAACACGTTCGTATTGCCAATATTGTTTTAGAAAAAGCAAAACGCTTGGTAGAATGTGGACACGATGTGGTTATTCTTTTAGATTCTATTACAAGGTTGGCTAGAGCCTACAACACCGTACAACCAGCTTCTGGTAAAATTTTAAGTGGTGGTGTTGATGCCAATGCACTTCACAAACCAAAACGTTTCTTTGGTGCTGCTCGTAATATTGAAAATGGCGGATCGTTATCTATAATTGCCACTGCTTTAACAGAAACAGGTTCAAAAATGGATGAAGTTATCTTCGAAGAGTTTAAAGGAACTGGTAATATGGAACTTCAATTAGACAGAAGAATTGCCAACAGAAGAATTTTCCCTGCTATCGATTTAATTTCTTCTAGTACACGAAGAGACGATTTACTACTTGATGAAACGACCATACAACGCATGTGGGTATTAAGAAAATATCTTGCCGATATGAACCCAGTTGAAGCTATGGAGTTTATAAATGATAAAGTAAAACAAACACGAAATAACGAAGAGTTTTTAATCTCCATGAATGGTTAA
- a CDS encoding DUF4293 domain-containing protein → MLQRIQTLYLLVSAIVSAGLIFVFHLWVTNDGVKIFAIDNMVYFILFIGSALLSLISIFRFKNRQSQFVLGRLNMILNFILLGLFVYQSLNLSGETVVSEKGIGIFLPIISIVFLALANKAIKKDEDLVKSVDRLR, encoded by the coding sequence GTGTTACAAAGAATTCAAACTTTATACCTTTTAGTTTCTGCTATAGTATCTGCAGGGCTTATTTTTGTATTCCATTTATGGGTAACTAACGATGGGGTAAAAATATTTGCTATAGATAATATGGTATACTTTATACTGTTTATAGGCTCTGCATTGTTGTCGTTAATTTCAATATTTAGATTTAAAAACAGACAGTCGCAATTTGTTTTAGGGCGGCTTAATATGATATTAAACTTTATTTTACTAGGATTATTCGTGTACCAATCACTAAATTTATCTGGAGAAACAGTAGTTTCTGAGAAAGGTATTGGGATTTTTCTTCCTATTATTTCTATCGTGTTTTTGGCCTTGGCCAACAAAGCCATTAAAAAGGATGAAGATCTTGTAAAATCAGTCGATAGGTTACGATAG
- a CDS encoding metallophosphoesterase family protein — translation MTKILLLSDTHGHIDTTILKYVKEADEVWHAGDIGNLKVTDAIKKLKPLRAVYGNIDDHKARKEFPKNNRFFCEDVDVWITHIGGYPGKYNPNLKNEINSNPPDIFICGHSHILKVMPDKKLNLLHMNPGAIGNHGFHKVKTMLRFTIDGKKIDNLEVIEFER, via the coding sequence ATGACAAAAATCTTATTGCTTTCAGACACACATGGTCATATTGATACGACTATTTTAAAGTATGTGAAAGAAGCTGACGAAGTATGGCATGCAGGCGATATTGGAAACTTAAAAGTAACCGATGCCATAAAAAAACTAAAACCGCTTCGTGCTGTTTATGGTAATATAGACGACCATAAAGCTAGAAAAGAATTCCCTAAAAACAATAGGTTTTTTTGTGAAGATGTTGATGTTTGGATAACCCATATTGGCGGTTATCCGGGAAAATATAACCCCAATCTAAAAAATGAAATAAACAGTAATCCACCTGACATCTTTATTTGTGGACATTCGCATATTTTAAAAGTAATGCCAGATAAAAAACTCAATTTATTGCACATGAATCCTGGTGCCATTGGAAACCATGGGTTTCATAAAGTAAAAACTATGCTTCGTTTTACTATTGATGGTAAAAAAATTGATAACCTTGAAGTTATTGAGTTTGAACGATAA
- the truA gene encoding tRNA pseudouridine(38-40) synthase TruA — protein sequence MRYFLELSYNGKKYHGWQNQPNAISVQEVLEKALSRLLSDDIAIVGAGRTDAGVHALQMFAHFDTEKDFLEKDLIYKLNSFLPKDIAIHDLFKVNSNIHARFDATSRSYIYRIALKKNVFNYESAYYLKTSLDVENMKQAATILLEYKDFQCFSKSNTDVKTYNCAIEAANFTIKEDELHFYIKADRFLRNMVRAIMGTLINVGLGKIAVHDVHTIIRSKSRSEAGYSVPAHGLYLKEVTYPENIKRLD from the coding sequence TTGCGCTATTTTTTAGAATTGTCATACAATGGAAAAAAGTATCATGGCTGGCAAAACCAACCTAATGCTATTTCGGTGCAAGAAGTATTAGAGAAAGCGTTATCACGATTGTTAAGTGATGATATTGCCATTGTTGGTGCTGGTAGAACAGATGCTGGTGTACACGCTTTACAAATGTTTGCTCACTTTGATACTGAAAAAGATTTTTTGGAAAAAGATTTAATATATAAGCTCAACTCTTTTTTACCAAAAGATATAGCTATACACGATTTGTTTAAAGTTAACAGTAACATACATGCTAGGTTTGATGCTACAAGCAGATCGTATATTTATAGGATAGCCTTAAAAAAAAATGTGTTTAATTATGAATCGGCTTATTATTTAAAAACATCTTTAGATGTTGAAAACATGAAACAAGCGGCAACCATTTTATTGGAGTATAAAGATTTTCAATGCTTTTCTAAAAGTAATACCGATGTAAAAACCTATAATTGTGCTATTGAAGCAGCCAATTTTACCATTAAAGAAGATGAACTTCATTTTTATATAAAAGCCGATAGGTTTTTAAGAAACATGGTGCGCGCCATTATGGGAACGTTAATAAATGTGGGGTTAGGCAAAATTGCAGTTCATGATGTACATACTATAATTCGTTCTAAAAGTAGAAGTGAAGCAGGGTATTCTGTGCCAGCACACGGTTTGTATTTAAAAGAAGTAACATATCCAGAAAACATAAAAAGACTTGACTAA
- a CDS encoding ABC transporter ATP-binding protein — translation MTKTNKIFDLKLFKRLFKFIKPYHKVFIGVLLAVILLALFGAARPYILQQAIDNNIATKTFEGFLPYILIMGGLLLGEVICQLLFIFYSGWLGQTVVKDIRVKLFDHMIRFKMKYFDNSSVGVLITRAVTDMERIADVFGEGLFMIFRDLLTMLVVSSVMLFMNWELSLIVFLMLPVLLYATRVFQKYMKKAFEEVRTEISNLNSFVQERLVGMKILQLFTREDTEYKRFKAINERHKKAWLKTVWYNSIFFPIAELSSSITIGLVSWYGGLNIVLSETATLGDLTAFIMMIPMLFRPLRQIADKFNTLQMGMVAANRVFKVLDTTSQIDDNGATEVNQLRGHIQFNQVRFSYVDGEEVLKGISFKVKPGETVAIVGATGAGKSTIINLLNRFYEIDSGVITIDHLNVKDVTLSSLRQQIAVVLQDVFLFADTIFSNITLNHPEITEAEVVQAAKDIGIHEFIMSLPNNYHYNVKERGAMLSSGQRQLISFLRAYVTNPSILVLDEATSSVDSYSEQLIQNATDKITKGRTSIVIAHRLATVIKADKIIVMDDGKIVEEGSHYELLKKKNGYYKNLYEVQFLKKETA, via the coding sequence TTGACTAAAACAAACAAAATATTTGATTTAAAGCTTTTTAAAAGACTATTTAAGTTTATAAAACCCTATCATAAAGTGTTTATAGGCGTTTTATTAGCGGTTATACTTTTAGCACTTTTTGGAGCTGCAAGACCTTATATTTTACAGCAAGCAATAGATAATAACATCGCTACAAAAACCTTTGAAGGGTTTTTACCCTACATCTTAATAATGGGAGGCTTGTTATTAGGAGAAGTCATTTGTCAACTACTATTTATTTTCTATTCTGGATGGCTCGGTCAAACCGTGGTAAAAGATATTCGTGTTAAGCTTTTCGACCATATGATTAGGTTTAAAATGAAGTATTTCGATAATTCTTCAGTAGGAGTATTAATTACACGAGCTGTAACCGATATGGAACGTATAGCCGATGTTTTTGGAGAAGGTCTTTTTATGATTTTTAGAGATTTACTAACCATGTTGGTTGTGTCTTCTGTTATGCTTTTTATGAACTGGGAGTTAAGCTTAATTGTATTTTTAATGCTGCCAGTACTGTTATATGCCACACGCGTTTTTCAAAAGTATATGAAGAAAGCTTTTGAAGAAGTAAGAACCGAAATTTCCAATCTAAACTCCTTTGTGCAAGAACGTTTAGTTGGTATGAAAATCCTTCAGCTTTTTACTAGAGAAGATACCGAGTATAAACGATTTAAAGCCATAAACGAACGCCATAAAAAAGCGTGGTTAAAAACCGTTTGGTATAACTCAATTTTCTTTCCAATTGCCGAGTTATCATCATCTATAACAATTGGTTTGGTGTCTTGGTATGGCGGTTTGAATATTGTATTATCAGAAACAGCTACTTTAGGTGATTTAACGGCTTTTATTATGATGATTCCTATGCTATTTCGTCCGTTAAGACAAATAGCCGACAAGTTTAATACGTTACAAATGGGAATGGTCGCAGCCAATCGTGTGTTTAAAGTGCTAGATACAACCTCGCAAATAGATGATAATGGAGCAACCGAAGTAAATCAATTAAGAGGTCACATACAATTTAATCAAGTAAGATTTAGTTATGTAGATGGCGAAGAAGTATTAAAAGGTATTTCTTTTAAAGTGAAACCCGGAGAAACTGTCGCTATTGTAGGAGCCACGGGAGCTGGAAAATCGACAATTATTAATTTATTAAATCGCTTTTATGAGATTGATAGTGGCGTTATAACTATAGATCATTTAAACGTAAAAGATGTTACTTTGTCATCATTACGCCAGCAAATAGCAGTTGTGTTGCAAGATGTGTTCTTATTTGCCGATACTATTTTTAGTAACATCACATTAAATCACCCAGAAATAACAGAAGCTGAAGTCGTGCAAGCTGCTAAAGATATTGGTATTCATGAATTTATTATGAGCCTACCTAATAACTACCACTATAATGTAAAAGAACGCGGCGCCATGCTATCTTCAGGGCAAAGACAGTTAATTTCGTTTTTAAGAGCTTATGTGACTAATCCAAGTATTTTAGTGTTAGACGAAGCAACATCGTCTGTAGATTCGTATTCTGAGCAATTAATTCAAAATGCAACAGATAAAATTACAAAAGGCCGTACATCTATTGTAATTGCGCATAGGTTGGCCACGGTAATTAAAGCTGATAAAATTATTGTAATGGACGACGGAAAGATAGTTGAGGAAGGGTCTCATTACGAGCTATTAAAAAAGAAAAACGGCTATTATAAAAATCTATACGAGGTTCAGTTTTTAAAAAAGGAAACAGCTTAG
- the cdaA gene encoding diadenylate cyclase CdaA, with translation MEIFDELLKFTIIDVIDVILVALLLYYIYKLVKGTVAINIFIGIVIIYFTYLITAALQMKMLSKILGGFMSVGLIALIVVFQPEIRKFLLMVGSTNFGKKKNFFKAFKFLKTEANNTTNVEAVVLACNKMGSTRTGALIVFENNNSLDFLVNTGDEMNIKVTQPIIESIFFKNSPLHDGAIIIENNTVKATRVILPVSNDNSIPQRFGLRHRAAVGITEKTDALALVVSEETGQVSYFKDGEFVMFEDTQKLIEMIKKDLS, from the coding sequence TTGGAAATTTTCGACGAACTTTTAAAATTCACCATAATAGATGTTATCGATGTTATTTTAGTAGCCCTTCTACTCTACTACATCTATAAATTGGTTAAAGGTACTGTAGCCATTAATATTTTTATTGGAATTGTTATTATTTACTTCACCTACCTAATCACAGCAGCCTTACAAATGAAAATGCTCAGCAAAATTTTAGGTGGTTTTATGAGCGTAGGTTTGATTGCTTTAATTGTGGTGTTTCAACCGGAAATAAGAAAATTTTTACTTATGGTTGGCTCGACTAACTTTGGTAAAAAGAAAAACTTTTTCAAAGCCTTTAAATTTTTAAAAACTGAAGCTAACAACACCACAAACGTAGAAGCTGTTGTGCTTGCTTGTAATAAAATGGGAAGTACAAGAACAGGCGCTTTAATTGTTTTTGAAAACAATAATAGTTTGGACTTTTTAGTAAATACAGGTGACGAAATGAACATAAAAGTAACCCAACCTATTATAGAAAGTATCTTTTTTAAAAATAGCCCGTTACATGATGGCGCTATAATTATTGAAAATAATACTGTAAAAGCCACACGAGTTATTTTACCTGTAAGTAACGATAATTCTATCCCACAGCGTTTTGGATTAAGACACCGAGCTGCTGTTGGTATTACCGAGAAAACAGATGCCCTAGCACTGGTTGTTAGCGAAGAAACAGGACAAGTTTCTTATTTTAAAGATGGTGAGTTTGTGATGTTTGAAGACACTCAAAAACTTATTGAAATGATAAAAAAAGATTTATCTTAA
- the folP gene encoding dihydropteroate synthase, whose translation MTINCKGQLINLSQPKVMGILNVTPDSFFDGGKYNAPKKLLAQAEKMLNQGATFIDVGAYSSRPNADFVSEDEELKRIIPIVELLQKEFPNSLLSIDTFRSKVAKQCITAGAAIVNDISAGQLDSEMLKTVGKLNAPYIMMHMRGTPQTMQQLTDYDDLLKDITYYFSERITQAKTHGIHDIIIDPGFGFAKTMKQNYELMSKLKLFKIIDRPMLVGISRKSMIYKLLETTPDQALNGTTVLNTIALQKGANILRVHDVKEAMECVKLITEINPK comes from the coding sequence ATGACCATAAATTGCAAAGGACAACTTATAAACCTTAGTCAGCCCAAAGTAATGGGCATTTTAAACGTTACACCAGATTCGTTTTTTGATGGTGGAAAATACAATGCTCCAAAAAAATTACTCGCACAAGCTGAAAAGATGTTAAATCAAGGCGCCACTTTTATCGATGTTGGCGCTTACAGTTCTAGACCAAATGCCGATTTTGTAAGTGAAGATGAAGAGTTAAAAAGAATTATTCCTATTGTCGAATTATTACAAAAAGAATTTCCAAACAGTTTACTATCTATAGACACGTTTAGAAGCAAGGTTGCTAAGCAATGTATTACAGCTGGAGCAGCTATTGTAAATGATATTTCTGCCGGACAATTAGATAGCGAAATGCTTAAAACAGTTGGTAAACTTAACGCACCTTATATTATGATGCATATGCGCGGTACGCCACAAACTATGCAGCAACTTACAGATTATGACGATTTGCTTAAAGATATTACTTACTATTTTTCTGAACGTATTACTCAAGCCAAAACACATGGTATTCACGACATCATTATCGATCCAGGATTTGGATTTGCAAAAACCATGAAGCAAAACTACGAACTCATGAGTAAGCTGAAACTTTTTAAAATAATTGATCGCCCTATGCTTGTTGGTATTTCTAGAAAATCGATGATTTATAAACTTCTAGAAACCACTCCTGATCAAGCGCTAAATGGCACAACCGTTTTAAACACCATTGCTTTGCAAAAAGGCGCCAATATACTTCGTGTTCACGATGTAAAAGAAGCTATGGAGTGTGTTAAATTAATTACAGAAATAAACCCTAAGTAA
- a CDS encoding DUF1599 domain-containing protein: MQNTSKQYDDVIAVCRDLFVKKMSDYGSAWRILRLPSLTDQIFIKAQRIRGLQENDVRKVDEDEISEFIGIINYATMALIQLDKGVVEQPDLNVKEATKLYDEKVAETKQLMMNKNHDYGEAWRDMRVSSLTDLILQKLLRVKQIEDNAGKTLVSEGIDANYQDMINYAVFAMIHLNEK, encoded by the coding sequence ATGCAAAATACTTCAAAACAATACGATGATGTTATCGCAGTTTGTCGTGACCTTTTTGTGAAAAAAATGTCAGATTATGGTAGTGCTTGGCGCATATTAAGATTACCATCGTTAACCGATCAAATTTTTATAAAAGCCCAACGTATAAGGGGCTTACAGGAGAATGATGTAAGAAAAGTAGATGAAGATGAAATTAGCGAGTTTATTGGTATTATAAATTATGCTACAATGGCGCTAATTCAATTAGATAAAGGTGTTGTGGAACAACCAGATTTAAATGTTAAAGAAGCTACAAAATTATACGACGAAAAAGTAGCTGAAACCAAACAACTCATGATGAATAAAAACCATGATTATGGTGAAGCCTGGCGAGATATGCGTGTTAGTTCTCTAACCGATTTAATTCTTCAAAAGTTATTACGCGTTAAACAAATAGAAGACAACGCTGGTAAAACACTCGTTAGCGAAGGCATAGATGCTAATTATCAAGATATGATTAATTATGCTGTTTTTGCCATGATTCATTTAAACGAAAAATAA
- a CDS encoding BT_3928 family protein — protein MRIIVNICRILVGALFIFSGFIKLNDPLGFSYKLQEYFSYDVLNIPFLEPYALIISVLVVVFEVVLGIFLLIGYKPKFTVWSLLGMIVFFTFLTFYSAYFDKVKDCGCFGDAIKLTPWESFTKDVILLVLILVLFFGVRYIKPIFNRLNTTIVALLGFITCLWFAYHVLMHLPSIDFRAYNIGSNIQENMSIPEDAKKPVMEWTWVFNVNGEEKEYITDGSYPSVDGELVSYETEIIEPGYEPKILDFSIETTDEDKTNEFLEKDKLVMVVSYNLESTEVEGMAKVKAMAQEAQKNGYTVIGLSASGDDVKQKIKSDYNLDFDFYLCDEKVLKTIVRANPGIVVLEKGTITQKVHWNDIDDLEF, from the coding sequence ATGAGAATAATTGTTAATATATGCCGAATATTAGTCGGTGCATTATTTATTTTTTCAGGATTTATTAAACTAAACGATCCATTAGGTTTTTCGTATAAACTGCAGGAATATTTTAGTTACGATGTACTTAACATACCGTTTTTAGAACCTTATGCGCTTATTATTTCGGTATTAGTTGTTGTGTTTGAAGTTGTGCTAGGCATTTTCTTATTAATAGGATACAAACCTAAGTTTACTGTTTGGAGTTTGTTAGGAATGATCGTGTTTTTCACCTTTTTAACCTTCTATTCAGCATATTTCGATAAAGTAAAAGATTGTGGTTGTTTTGGCGATGCTATAAAACTAACCCCGTGGGAATCGTTCACTAAAGATGTTATTTTACTGGTGTTAATTTTAGTGCTGTTTTTTGGTGTTCGTTATATTAAGCCCATTTTTAATAGGCTCAATACAACTATTGTTGCTTTGCTTGGGTTTATTACCTGTTTATGGTTTGCGTATCATGTGTTAATGCATTTACCATCGATAGATTTTAGAGCTTATAACATAGGAAGCAATATTCAAGAGAATATGAGTATTCCCGAAGACGCTAAAAAACCAGTTATGGAATGGACGTGGGTATTTAACGTAAATGGTGAAGAAAAAGAATATATTACAGATGGCTCTTACCCCTCGGTAGATGGCGAATTAGTAAGTTATGAAACCGAAATTATTGAGCCTGGTTACGAACCTAAAATATTAGACTTCTCTATTGAAACAACAGACGAAGATAAGACCAATGAGTTTTTAGAAAAAGATAAACTAGTTATGGTGGTTAGTTATAATCTTGAATCAACCGAAGTAGAAGGCATGGCAAAGGTAAAAGCTATGGCTCAAGAAGCTCAAAAAAATGGTTATACAGTAATAGGGTTGTCGGCCTCTGGAGACGATGTTAAGCAAAAAATAAAGTCCGATTATAATTTAGATTTCGATTTTTATTTATGCGATGAAAAAGTACTAAAAACTATTGTTAGAGCCAATCCAGGTATTGTCGTTCTTGAAAAAGGAACCATTACACAAAAAGTTCATTGGAACGATATAGACGATTTAGAGTTTTAA
- a CDS encoding ABC transporter permease, whose protein sequence is MLNYFINKAFYAVLTLFGVVTVIFFLFNVLPGDPAQMMLGQNEDSKQLATVKAKYGFNKPISTQYLYYLNDLSPLSFHSKNTEDYTFLSQEKYNAMTLFSLENTTLALKFPYLRESFTKQGKKVTSVIAETLPNTFVLAISAIIIAIVLGIVLGIISALFKDQWLDRVIQVFSTFGMSVPSFFSAILFAWLFGFVLHKYTNLEMTGSLYELDDFGEAMHIQWKNLILPAIVLGIRPLAVVIQLMRNSLLEVFNQDYIRTARAKGLSEYQIIRKHALKNAMNPVVTAISGWFASMLAGAVFVEYIFGWNGLGKEIVNALNTLDLPVIMGAVLVIATVFVSINIFVDIIYTWLDPRVKLE, encoded by the coding sequence TTGCTAAACTATTTTATAAATAAAGCCTTTTATGCTGTACTAACACTATTTGGTGTGGTTACAGTCATCTTCTTTTTGTTTAATGTATTGCCTGGCGATCCAGCACAGATGATGCTAGGACAAAATGAAGATAGTAAGCAATTAGCAACAGTTAAAGCAAAATACGGTTTTAATAAACCCATTTCAACGCAGTATTTGTACTATTTAAACGATTTATCACCATTATCATTTCATTCAAAAAACACAGAAGATTATACATTTCTTTCGCAGGAAAAGTATAATGCCATGACACTTTTTTCGCTAGAAAATACTACGCTTGCCTTAAAATTTCCTTATTTGCGAGAATCGTTTACCAAGCAAGGAAAAAAAGTAACTTCAGTTATAGCAGAAACTCTGCCAAATACGTTTGTTTTAGCAATTTCGGCAATTATTATTGCTATTGTGCTTGGTATTGTTTTAGGAATAATTTCAGCCTTATTTAAAGACCAATGGTTAGATAGAGTAATACAAGTGTTTAGCACATTTGGTATGAGTGTGCCATCGTTTTTTAGTGCCATTTTGTTTGCTTGGTTATTTGGATTTGTACTACATAAATATACTAACTTAGAAATGACAGGGAGTTTATATGAATTAGATGATTTTGGCGAGGCTATGCATATTCAATGGAAAAACTTAATTCTGCCAGCTATAGTTTTAGGTATTCGCCCATTGGCTGTAGTTATTCAATTAATGCGTAATTCATTATTAGAAGTTTTTAATCAAGATTATATTAGAACGGCAAGAGCAAAAGGTTTGTCAGAATACCAAATTATAAGAAAACATGCCCTTAAAAACGCCATGAATCCTGTAGTTACAGCAATTTCAGGTTGGTTTGCCTCTATGCTGGCAGGGGCTGTTTTTGTAGAATATATTTTTGGGTGGAATGGTTTAGGAAAAGAGATTGTAAATGCTTTAAATACCTTAGATTTGCCAGTTATTATGGGAGCCGTTTTGGTAATTGCAACGGTATTTGTAAGTATTAATATATTTGTCGACATAATTTACACGTGGTTAGATCCAAGAGTGAAACTTGAATAA
- a CDS encoding TlpA disulfide reductase family protein, which yields MKNIFITFFTSIVLFTCQAQEAPKQFSEKALNDTFITLEGESLTFSSILNKYEGKTILIDVWASWCSDCIKSMPNLKMLQNEHKDVTYLFLSLDKNVGAWKRGIKKYDVQGEHYYMQSGWKGDFGDFLNLDWIPRYLVVDKNQNIKLYKAVKATDKNLKNALIK from the coding sequence ATGAAAAACATATTTATTACCTTTTTTACCAGTATTGTATTGTTTACTTGTCAAGCACAAGAAGCCCCAAAACAATTCTCGGAAAAAGCACTTAACGATACTTTTATAACCTTAGAAGGCGAATCTTTAACATTCTCATCTATTTTAAATAAATACGAAGGGAAAACTATTTTAATAGATGTTTGGGCCTCATGGTGCAGCGATTGCATAAAAAGTATGCCTAACTTAAAAATGCTTCAAAACGAGCATAAAGATGTTACATATCTTTTTTTATCGCTAGATAAAAATGTTGGTGCTTGGAAACGAGGTATAAAAAAATACGATGTTCAAGGAGAACATTATTACATGCAATCTGGATGGAAAGGCGATTTTGGAGATTTCTTAAATTTAGACTGGATACCTAGATATTTAGTAGTGGATAAAAATCAAAATATAAAATTGTATAAAGCTGTAAAAGCAACAGATAAAAACCTTAAAAACGCTTTAATAAAATGA
- the tpiA gene encoding triose-phosphate isomerase has protein sequence MRRQIVAGNWKMNNDLAETETLITDLKKQTKTSNAEVKIAPTFTSLWSAFQATRENDIEVVAQNMHFAENGAFTGEISASMLKSIGVKTVILGHSERRAYFNETDADLAKKVDAAMANNMEVIFCFGEELQDRKSGNEEAVVASQIKKALFHLEATAFQNIILAYEPVWAIGTGETATPEQAQDMHAFIRKTLAAKYGNEVANAVSILYGGSVKPNNAKEIFSKPDVDGGLIGGASLKAQDFYAIVNAF, from the coding sequence ATGAGAAGACAAATTGTAGCAGGAAACTGGAAAATGAATAACGATTTGGCAGAAACCGAAACGTTAATAACCGATTTAAAAAAGCAAACAAAAACATCTAATGCTGAAGTTAAAATAGCACCAACATTTACTAGTCTTTGGTCGGCTTTTCAAGCTACAAGAGAGAATGATATAGAGGTTGTTGCACAGAACATGCATTTTGCTGAAAATGGAGCTTTTACAGGCGAGATTAGCGCGTCTATGTTAAAAAGTATAGGCGTGAAAACTGTTATTTTGGGTCATAGTGAAAGACGAGCTTATTTTAATGAAACCGATGCTGATCTGGCTAAAAAAGTAGATGCTGCCATGGCCAATAACATGGAAGTTATTTTTTGTTTTGGCGAAGAGTTACAAGACAGAAAATCTGGTAACGAAGAAGCTGTTGTAGCTTCTCAAATAAAAAAAGCGTTATTTCATTTAGAGGCAACGGCATTTCAAAACATTATTTTAGCCTACGAACCTGTTTGGGCTATTGGTACTGGAGAAACAGCTACACCGGAGCAAGCACAAGATATGCATGCGTTTATAAGAAAAACACTTGCTGCTAAATATGGTAATGAGGTTGCAAATGCGGTATCTATTTTATATGGAGGAAGTGTAAAACCCAATAACGCTAAGGAAATTTTTTCTAAGCCAGATGTAGATGGCGGATTAATTGGCGGCGCGTCATTAAAAGCTCAAGATTTTTACGCTATTGTTAATGCGTTTTAA